In the genome of Magnolia sinica isolate HGM2019 chromosome 2, MsV1, whole genome shotgun sequence, one region contains:
- the LOC131231421 gene encoding uncharacterized protein LOC131231421 has product MGDHLVLYVDRLITPATLESIQGAESSGEGSSTSHMVPSGSLSSGHSENDNSLEGRSIFEEEAEPLIQTVECRICQEEDHVKNLETPCACSGSLKFAHRKCVQRWCNEKGDIICEICHQPYKPGYTAPPPRALSDDTTIDISGGWTIAGAPLDLHDPRLLAMAAAERHFMEAEYDEYAATNASGAAFCRSAALILMALLLLRHALTITNADGDDDDASVYFSLFLLRAAGFLLPCYIMAWAISIIQRRRQRQEAAARAATEVAFVLQSGQRRGLQFTIAQGPAATPHQEPLQ; this is encoded by the exons ATGGGCGATCATCTAGTTTTGTACGTAGACCGCCTCATTACGCCTGCGACATTAGAATCCATTCAAGGGGCTGAATCTTCTGGAGAAGGCTCTTCCACAAGCCACATGGTTCCATCTGGTTCTTTGTCATCAGGGCATTCAGAAAATGATAATAGTTTGGAGGGACGCAGCATttttgaggaagaagcagagccaCTCATTCAGACAGTGGAATGCCGCATTTGCCAGGAGGAAGACCATGTCAAGAACCTGGAGACTCCTTGTGCTTGTAGTGGCAGTCTGAAG TTTGCTCACAGGAAATGTGTGCAGCGATGGTGCAACGAAAAAGGAGATATTATTTGTGAGATCTGCCATCAA CCGTATAAACCTGGCTATACTGCTCCACCCCCACGAGCTCTCTCCGATGACACCACCATTGATATCAG TGGAGGTTGGACAATCGCAGGTGCTCCTTTGGACTTGCACGACCCTCGGCTCTTGGCAATGGCAGCTGCTGAACGCCATTTTATGGAAGCTGAGTATGATGAGTATGCTGCTACAAATGCCAGTGGTGCAGCATTTTGTCGCTCTGCTGCATTAATT TTAATGGCTCTTCTGCTCTTGAGGCATGCATTGACCATCACCAATGCTGATggcgatgatgatgatgcttcTGTATATTTCTCT CTTTTCCTGCTGCGGGCTGCTGGGTTTCTGTTACCATGCTATATCATGGCATGGGCCATCAGTATCATACAGCGTCGAAGGCAAAGACAG GAAGCAGCTGCGCGTGCGGCTACAGAAGTAGCATTCGTGTTGCAGTCAGGGCAACGAAGGGGTCTGCAGTTTACCATAGCCCAGGGGCCTGCAGCAACCCCCCATCAAGAGCCACTTCAATAA